A window of the Cardinium endosymbiont of Culicoides punctatus genome harbors these coding sequences:
- a CDS encoding polyprenol monophosphomannose synthase codes for MSILSKILIVIPTYNECDNIAPIIKAIFDLNMGLHLLIVDDNSPDHTAHFVKKLQPHYSGQLYLLNCSEKQGLGRAYLMGFSWALLHGYEYICSMDADFSHLPSDLPRLLKICMQNEGDISIGSRYIVGSHIVYWPRTRILLSHVANWVVKSFIGIPVQDATAGFVCYKRTILKSVLLNNITSTGYSFQVEIKLLAYQCGAKLVEIPITFTDRVKGVSKMNIKIVVESFLQLFRIKWRSLFHRRNVE; via the coding sequence ATGAGCATTCTTTCAAAGATATTAATCGTAATACCTACTTACAATGAATGTGATAATATTGCTCCTATTATAAAGGCTATTTTCGATCTAAATATGGGATTGCATCTTTTAATAGTAGATGACAACTCTCCGGACCATACAGCCCATTTTGTAAAAAAATTGCAACCACATTATTCAGGTCAACTATATCTTTTAAATTGCTCAGAAAAACAAGGGCTAGGTCGAGCCTATCTGATGGGTTTCTCATGGGCATTGTTGCATGGCTATGAATATATTTGCAGTATGGATGCTGATTTTTCGCATCTCCCTAGCGATTTGCCTAGGCTATTAAAAATATGCATGCAAAATGAGGGGGATATTTCCATTGGGTCTCGTTATATAGTAGGTAGCCATATTGTGTACTGGCCGCGTACTAGAATCTTATTGTCACATGTAGCTAATTGGGTAGTCAAATCTTTTATAGGTATACCTGTACAAGATGCTACTGCTGGGTTTGTGTGTTATAAACGTACCATACTGAAAAGCGTATTGTTGAATAATATAACTTCAACAGGGTATAGTTTTCAAGTGGAAATCAAGCTTTTAGCGTATCAATGTGGTGCTAAGTTAGTAGAAATACCCATTACTTTTACAGATAGGGTAAAAGGTGTATCAAAAATGAATATAAAGATTGTAGTAGAAAGTTTTTTGCAACTATTTAGAATAAAGTGGCGTAGTTTATTCCATAGAAGAAACGTAGAGTAG
- a CDS encoding ankyrin repeat domain-containing protein, protein MAIRKSHAEIVEALLGKNANINAQDWRNYTPLHMAAEIGHVEIVEALLNVGAYCECKKCTELGFYYGNTKKVIQK, encoded by the coding sequence ATAGCGATAAGAAAGAGTCATGCAGAAATAGTAGAAGCATTATTAGGTAAAAATGCCAATATAAATGCACAAGATTGGAGGAATTATACTCCTCTTCATATGGCAGCAGAAATAGGTCATGTAGAAATAGTAGAAGCACTATTAAATGTAGGTGCTTATTGTGAATGCAAAAAATGCACTGAATTGGGTTTTTATTATGGTAATACAAAAAAGGTCATACAGAAATAG
- a CDS encoding ankyrin repeat domain-containing protein has protein sequence MSFSYSDFTVSFNKTRLYFCIIVSLFFIASDYTQGSRSATDLGSGSSSGRNKPDGKGLVSSKGLFYAIKNNNIEKVTELINAGANVNIRDNTNWTPLHWATKTGNREIVQLLIDENADVNAKSNSQQTPLHMAIERNHVDIVEALLVVASINVNAKNDTQYTPLHIAIEKKHMEVVKILLAVSSINVNAKNDAQQTPLHIAIRKSHAEIVEALLGKNANINAQDWKNYTPLHMAAEIGHAEIVEALLVVAGIDVNAKNNTQHTPLHIAIEKKHVEVIKILLAVSSIDVNAKNDAQHPPFT, from the coding sequence ATGTCATTTTCATATTCGGATTTCACTGTTTCTTTCAACAAAACCAGACTGTATTTTTGCATTATAGTAAGCCTATTTTTTATTGCCAGTGATTACACACAAGGTTCAAGATCTGCTACTGATTTAGGTTCAGGTTCTAGTAGTGGTAGGAATAAACCAGATGGTAAAGGACTCGTTTCAAGTAAAGGCCTTTTTTATGCGATAAAAAACAATAATATAGAGAAAGTTACGGAGTTGATAAATGCTGGAGCTAATGTGAATATAAGAGATAATACGAACTGGACCCCTCTTCATTGGGCAACAAAAACTGGGAATAGAGAAATAGTTCAGTTATTAATAGATGAAAATGCTGACGTAAATGCAAAAAGCAATTCCCAGCAAACCCCACTTCACATGGCAATAGAAAGGAATCATGTAGATATAGTAGAAGCATTATTAGTAGTTGCTAGTATTAATGTAAATGCAAAAAATGATACCCAGTACACCCCGCTTCATATAGCAATAGAAAAAAAGCATATGGAAGTAGTAAAGATATTGTTAGCAGTCAGCAGTATTAATGTAAATGCAAAAAATGATGCTCAACAAACCCCTCTTCACATAGCGATAAGAAAGAGTCATGCAGAAATAGTAGAAGCATTATTAGGTAAAAATGCCAATATAAATGCACAAGATTGGAAGAATTATACTCCTCTTCATATGGCAGCAGAAATAGGTCATGCAGAAATAGTAGAAGCACTATTAGTAGTTGCTGGTATTGATGTAAATGCAAAAAATAATACCCAGCACACCCCCCTTCATATAGCAATAGAAAAAAAGCATGTGGAAGTAATAAAGATACTGTTAGCAGTCAGCAGTATTGATGTAAATGCAAAAAATGATGCTCAACACCCCCCCTTCACATAG
- a CDS encoding AAA family ATPase — FSDCFIETGAIKLNPDDPNEIPQKYVPLDKKWPKYPVIKLDFSKIGNDTPEILAVELQRLLYNVAKQYEKYSVVKDLESPVGHNSFRSYYENLIDSLKKLREKDSSYSNKVIVLIDEYDSPIAKLKSNIDKLYQAYKIKEDSKSKPQVIIDAEILYKKNKDILEGFLSVVKSCSGSCQLILLTGVYKFSLSELGSGANIFHPGNVSLLTQYAGVVGYTKEHIETIFKRYPFIKNRIEKCYKKTNNIDVMDRMQAYYNGYKFHANGEPMYNPSSVLSCFESGEIKGYWKDTADTTILTDQMEANIERFSVKNIKESLLQTESDLLSSKDLKQLDIIPLMYQTGYLTITSHDLETQKYTLDFPNQEVKQALYEHFEKHLTNQERTYGIAESVNVQSAFKQEDWQKLFSIFRSNCYAKASYELTEKSEKSFHALLYSFLNGVFLGDENVEISAETISNIGQTDIVIKDKSNHTIYILELKLNKDACTGLKQILDRDYYGQYINEYGKIVCIGLNIRFNDDNKNNPDPSHRNIDACALLIRRRDYNNNWKNDLIKQFAYSPISNRFSMSELSKEETEEIYKSKPRNSKQG, encoded by the coding sequence TTTTCAGATTGTTTTATAGAGACCGGTGCAATCAAATTAAATCCAGATGATCCAAATGAAATACCTCAAAAATATGTACCCTTAGATAAAAAATGGCCAAAATACCCAGTGATTAAGTTGGATTTTTCTAAAATAGGAAATGATACACCTGAAATATTAGCGGTGGAACTTCAAAGATTGTTGTATAACGTTGCTAAACAATATGAAAAATATAGTGTAGTGAAGGACTTGGAGAGTCCTGTTGGTCATAATTCTTTTAGATCTTATTATGAAAACTTGATTGATAGTTTAAAAAAACTTAGAGAGAAAGATAGTAGTTATTCTAATAAAGTCATTGTCTTAATAGATGAATATGATAGTCCCATAGCAAAGCTTAAGTCTAATATTGATAAGCTATATCAAGCATATAAAATTAAAGAAGATAGCAAATCAAAACCTCAAGTTATTATTGATGCTGAGATTTTATATAAAAAAAACAAAGATATTCTTGAAGGTTTTTTATCTGTAGTAAAAAGTTGTTCTGGTTCTTGTCAACTCATACTTTTAACAGGGGTATATAAATTTAGTCTCAGTGAATTAGGTTCAGGTGCTAATATATTCCATCCAGGGAATGTGTCTCTTCTTACACAATATGCAGGTGTTGTTGGGTATACTAAAGAACATATTGAAACAATCTTTAAAAGATATCCATTCATAAAAAACAGGATTGAAAAATGTTATAAAAAGACTAATAATATTGACGTTATGGATCGTATGCAAGCATATTATAATGGCTATAAATTCCATGCTAATGGTGAGCCCATGTATAATCCCTCTTCTGTGCTTTCTTGTTTTGAGTCTGGAGAGATAAAAGGTTATTGGAAAGATACCGCAGATACTACGATATTAACAGATCAAATGGAAGCCAATATCGAAAGATTTTCCGTAAAAAACATTAAAGAGAGTTTATTGCAAACGGAAAGTGATTTGCTTTCTAGCAAAGATCTTAAACAACTAGATATTATTCCATTAATGTATCAAACGGGCTATTTAACGATAACGTCGCATGATTTGGAAACACAAAAGTATACCTTAGACTTTCCTAATCAAGAAGTAAAGCAAGCTTTGTATGAGCACTTTGAAAAGCACCTTACTAATCAAGAAAGAACATATGGCATAGCAGAAAGTGTGAATGTGCAATCAGCTTTTAAACAAGAAGATTGGCAAAAGCTTTTTTCTATATTTAGAAGTAATTGTTATGCTAAAGCTAGTTATGAATTAACAGAAAAATCTGAAAAAAGTTTTCATGCATTACTCTATAGTTTTTTAAATGGTGTGTTTTTAGGTGATGAAAATGTAGAAATTTCAGCAGAAACCATATCAAATATTGGTCAAACGGATATTGTCATAAAGGATAAATCCAATCATACCATTTATATACTTGAGTTAAAATTAAATAAAGATGCTTGTACAGGATTAAAACAAATACTAGATAGAGATTATTATGGTCAGTATATTAATGAATATGGTAAAATCGTATGTATAGGCTTAAATATTAGATTCAATGATGACAATAAAAATAACCCAGATCCTAGCCATCGTAATATCGATGCATGTGCTCTGCTAATCCGACGTAGAGATTATAATAACAATTGGAAAAATGATCTTATAAAACAGTTTGCCTATTCACCTATAAGTAATAGGTTTTCTATGTCAGAATTATCTAAAGAAGAAACTGAAGAAATATATAAAAGCAAACCAAGGAATAGTAAACAGGGTTAA
- a CDS encoding AAA family ATPase, whose translation MRYYCVLILSLFSCKADKYNMDGDKLEEIGHNNKRQKLAYTGIIPISKSDIEEVIQSGFYADKTAHVWRLIKKGGPCFLVRPRRFGKSLLIDTIAKIAEGERYRHLFTDCCIGKDTMKINPHNPKEEQKKYDWKKYPVIRLDFSKLENESAEILKMDLQRLLYNTAKKYSVESKLHNPIGHNSFQSYYENLIDSLKKLKDKDNSYKSKIVLLIDEYDAPVINLDWDSQNYKDCMKVLSDFFTVIKSCANDCQLLFVTGVYKFVLSGLGSGANIFYGHDLSIYYEDFSDVVGYKEEHINSLFTDKLSYVKEQLHKKTGKMHTNEEVLQVVRQYYNGYKFYPFGPSVYNPTSVLSFFETGKLVGYWKDTADTRVLIKQMQDHIQRFSLDKISGNFLQKEDDLLETTALKELDIIPLMYQTGYITIKDYDVDEGKCVLDFPNTEVKEALHAHFGKYLANKAQENGIKKNLNVQEAFKQEDWQKLFYIFRSDCYAKASYELTEKSEKYFHALLFSFLNGVFLGNENVEISAETISNIGQADIVIKDTSNNTIYILELKLNKDSYTGLKQIISRDYYGQYVSEYDKIVCMGLNIIFNDDNKNNPDPSHRNMDECTILVSRLDDNHNWSDDPIKKFSYSPRNKSFLDSVLSNNEINEIYKAINKKNTRDSRKG comes from the coding sequence ATGCGGTATTACTGTGTCTTAATACTATCTTTATTTTCATGTAAAGCAGATAAGTATAATATGGATGGAGACAAACTAGAAGAGATAGGTCATAATAATAAAAGACAAAAATTGGCGTATACAGGCATTATCCCTATTTCTAAATCAGATATAGAAGAGGTAATTCAGTCAGGTTTTTATGCAGATAAAACGGCGCATGTTTGGCGCTTGATTAAAAAAGGGGGACCTTGTTTTTTGGTACGTCCCCGTAGGTTTGGTAAGTCTTTGCTTATAGATACTATAGCAAAGATTGCTGAAGGAGAAAGGTATAGACACTTATTTACAGATTGTTGTATAGGCAAGGATACAATGAAAATAAATCCACACAACCCTAAAGAAGAACAAAAAAAATACGACTGGAAAAAGTATCCAGTAATTAGGTTGGATTTTTCTAAATTAGAAAATGAAAGTGCTGAAATATTAAAGATGGATCTCCAAAGATTGTTATATAATACTGCTAAGAAATACAGTGTAGAATCAAAACTTCATAATCCAATTGGACATAACTCTTTTCAATCTTATTATGAAAATTTAATTGACAGCTTAAAAAAATTAAAGGACAAAGATAATAGTTACAAATCTAAAATAGTTCTTTTAATAGATGAGTATGATGCTCCAGTAATCAATTTAGACTGGGATTCTCAAAACTATAAAGACTGTATGAAAGTACTGAGTGATTTTTTTACAGTGATAAAAAGCTGTGCCAATGACTGTCAATTACTGTTTGTAACCGGTGTGTATAAGTTTGTTCTATCTGGTTTAGGTTCAGGCGCTAATATATTTTATGGCCATGATCTGTCTATTTATTACGAGGACTTTTCGGATGTTGTTGGCTATAAAGAAGAGCACATTAATTCCTTATTTACAGATAAGTTATCGTACGTTAAAGAACAACTTCATAAGAAAACAGGCAAAATGCACACTAATGAAGAAGTCTTACAAGTTGTTCGACAATACTATAATGGCTATAAATTTTATCCATTTGGCCCTTCTGTATATAACCCTACCTCCGTATTATCTTTTTTTGAAACAGGGAAGTTGGTAGGTTATTGGAAAGATACAGCAGATACTAGGGTTTTAATAAAACAGATGCAAGATCATATTCAAAGGTTTAGCCTAGATAAGATAAGTGGAAATTTTTTACAAAAAGAAGATGATTTATTAGAAACGACTGCCTTAAAAGAGTTAGATATTATTCCCTTAATGTATCAAACAGGGTATATAACCATAAAGGATTATGATGTAGATGAGGGAAAATGTGTTTTGGATTTTCCCAATACAGAAGTGAAAGAAGCTTTACATGCTCATTTCGGAAAATACCTTGCTAATAAAGCACAAGAAAATGGAATAAAGAAAAATTTGAATGTGCAAGAAGCTTTCAAACAAGAAGATTGGCAAAAACTTTTTTACATATTTAGAAGTGATTGTTATGCTAAAGCTAGTTATGAACTAACGGAAAAATCTGAAAAGTATTTTCATGCTTTACTATTTAGTTTTTTAAATGGGGTGTTTTTAGGTAATGAAAATGTAGAAATTTCGGCAGAAACTATATCAAATATAGGTCAAGCAGATATTGTCATAAAGGATACATCTAATAATACCATTTATATACTTGAATTAAAATTAAATAAAGACTCATATACAGGATTAAAGCAAATAATAAGTAGAGATTATTATGGCCAGTATGTTAGTGAATATGATAAGATTGTATGTATGGGTTTGAATATCATATTCAATGATGACAATAAAAACAACCCAGATCCCAGCCATCGTAATATGGATGAATGTACTATTTTAGTTTCCCGCTTAGATGATAATCATAATTGGTCAGACGATCCAATAAAAAAGTTTTCATATAGTCCTAGAAATAAAAGTTTTTTAGATTCCGTATTATCCAACAACGAAATAAATGAAATTTATAAAGCAATAAACAAAAAAAATACAAGGGATAGCAGAAAAGGTTAG
- a CDS encoding HD domain-containing protein: MCAVFSIQNQFVFMILYHIPLFIALSLLLTAIIVDIIDNKNDKEELKEASKFSKILRLLKPNDVKLITAAVYTSSTTISSIFTIGTDSFEIWYTCRIITAITFYSYGMHQNKGGMYNIGGKYWMIGLIFALPMDIIFHCMHSTAHMFTLFLSFAHLIFAAYILPSYFSIPITAVTVFLEIIFPIYRLGMIGFLQSIINRTLLFFIFVIIGIISWFITLYASIRRAILKQKADYIKAQQDAQDIEEFHEIAYTLNMKQPIQKNAIGTYEVDSEEENAISNITNKPVFILEQTSPFYQEDLQNIVNQFSKWDSFLKEKSRSKDFLAVIPETVTIGELIEKVEIGLKDKLEIKPKIDVEHSDHLYMTITCDVDEVVDLLKTAILRIADKDNIEIEVVKFDIYSAMITYHDHTRLNQKGSLPIQCAAINIVISNKYLSWKPVIIHSSQYDDLDINALLEKDSLDINIARMRCIVRAHYGYVALPEPGQQGVLIVLPRNVKALYEVMISRLSTDVLHTESAVPIEEKTSSLTDLIKFHEYISSMPNVNPIVISEILLLLRRCYGFNRHACGELFYVRTIEIAKLMTQWFFHSPQVVYAALLYDLVRYTKLPISYIRSNYNLNIFVCVQSILNVDQHKDLKTALFGDSNDDLSAHGEQLIVLYIKLAERIYDLRHAAGYTNKEAVFAMLEETCNVYIDLAKTCLKAQPEIAAELDAVTKQVRDSYEEK; encoded by the coding sequence ATGTGTGCTGTATTTTCAATTCAAAATCAATTTGTTTTTATGATTCTGTATCATATTCCGCTTTTTATAGCATTGTCCCTTTTGTTAACTGCAATAATTGTAGATATTATTGATAATAAGAATGATAAGGAAGAACTGAAAGAAGCATCAAAGTTCAGTAAGATATTGAGATTACTGAAACCCAACGATGTAAAATTGATAACAGCAGCTGTTTATACTTCGTCTACTACCATTTCTTCCATATTTACAATTGGGACAGATTCTTTTGAAATTTGGTACACATGTAGAATAATCACCGCTATAACCTTTTATAGCTATGGTATGCACCAAAATAAAGGGGGTATGTATAACATAGGTGGCAAGTATTGGATGATAGGACTTATTTTTGCACTGCCTATGGATATCATTTTTCATTGTATGCACAGCACTGCGCATATGTTTACCTTATTTTTATCTTTTGCCCACTTAATCTTTGCTGCGTATATATTACCATCTTATTTTAGCATACCAATTACAGCAGTGACTGTCTTTTTAGAGATTATTTTCCCTATTTATAGATTAGGAATGATAGGTTTCTTGCAATCCATTATAAATAGAACACTTCTATTTTTTATTTTTGTTATCATTGGCATAATATCTTGGTTTATAACACTTTATGCAAGTATACGACGTGCAATCTTGAAACAAAAAGCAGACTATATAAAGGCACAACAAGATGCACAAGATATAGAAGAGTTTCATGAAATAGCTTATACATTAAATATGAAGCAGCCTATACAAAAAAATGCAATTGGAACATATGAAGTTGATTCAGAAGAAGAAAATGCTATTAGTAATATAACTAATAAACCCGTTTTTATTTTAGAGCAAACAAGTCCTTTTTATCAGGAAGATTTACAGAATATTGTAAATCAATTCTCTAAATGGGATAGTTTTTTAAAAGAGAAAAGCAGATCTAAAGATTTTCTAGCAGTAATTCCAGAAACGGTCACGATAGGTGAACTCATTGAAAAGGTGGAAATAGGTTTAAAAGATAAACTTGAAATAAAACCTAAGATTGATGTAGAACATAGTGACCATTTATATATGACTATAACATGTGATGTGGATGAAGTTGTTGATTTATTAAAAACCGCAATATTAAGGATTGCTGATAAAGATAATATAGAAATAGAGGTGGTCAAGTTTGACATATATAGTGCCATGATAACCTACCATGACCATACTAGACTTAATCAAAAAGGTTCCTTACCCATTCAATGTGCAGCTATAAATATAGTTATAAGTAATAAGTATTTATCTTGGAAACCAGTGATTATACATAGTAGCCAATATGATGATCTTGATATAAATGCCCTTTTAGAGAAAGACTCTTTAGATATCAATATTGCAAGGATGCGTTGTATTGTCCGAGCTCACTATGGTTATGTAGCCTTGCCTGAACCAGGTCAACAGGGAGTCTTGATCGTTTTACCACGAAATGTAAAAGCGCTCTATGAGGTAATGATTTCTAGATTGTCTACAGATGTACTTCATACGGAATCTGCAGTCCCTATTGAAGAAAAAACAAGCTCGTTAACAGATCTAATAAAATTTCATGAATACATATCTAGTATGCCTAATGTTAATCCTATTGTAATATCAGAAATATTGCTACTACTTAGACGCTGTTATGGCTTTAATCGTCATGCGTGTGGAGAATTATTCTATGTACGTACGATAGAGATCGCTAAATTGATGACTCAATGGTTTTTTCATTCACCTCAAGTCGTTTATGCTGCATTGCTCTATGATTTAGTACGTTATACCAAATTACCTATTTCGTATATCAGATCTAATTATAACTTAAATATTTTTGTTTGTGTACAAAGTATCTTAAATGTAGATCAGCATAAAGATCTAAAAACAGCTCTATTTGGCGATAGCAATGATGATCTTTCAGCACATGGAGAGCAACTTATCGTTCTGTATATTAAGCTTGCCGAACGAATTTATGATCTTCGACATGCTGCAGGTTACACCAATAAAGAAGCGGTTTTCGCTATGCTTGAGGAAACATGTAATGTATATATCGATCTTGCTAAGACTTGCTTAAAAGCACAACCCGAAATAGCAGCCGAATTGGACGCTGTAACAAAACAAGTTAGAGATAGTTACGAGGAAAAATAA